One window of the Chryseobacterium sp. CY350 genome contains the following:
- a CDS encoding M13 family metallopeptidase produces the protein MKKLNIAVLAFSGIVFLNSCGTSKNMETPKAETTVAVDEPAKQETKEEGLNLSYMDKTVRPQDDFFNYVNGNWVKNTQIPSDKASWGSFNALRENVDDASLSILNKILTEKYSEGSEGQKIQNLYASFMDISKRNADGLNPIKGDLAKIDAIKNVNDLQKYLLEATKLGDNSFYGWRVGADMKNSKMNAVYLGGPDLGLGRDYYQKVNEANTKTLAEYQKYVSQLFGVLGYKNSDAAAKNVVDFEKQLANYLLTLEQNRDANLRYNPKNVSELSGLVKNVNLPKYLKEAGVNTDKVIVGELKYYQNMDQFINQKNLPLLKDYLKYHVVNGNASNLSESLDDIRFNFYSKYLQGQKEQRAMDKRGLALVNGVLGEAFGKLYVDEYFTPESKQQMEMYIDYILKSFKNHINEMDWMSPETKVKAQEKLSKFTVKIAYPDQWKDYSRLKVDAPAQGATLYSNLQNVSAWQYEKSLEKVGKPVDKTEWGMSPQTVNAYYSGSNNEIVFPAAILQPPFYNPKADAAVNFGGIGAVIGHEISHGFDDSGSRFDGDGNLNNWWTEQDRNNFDAKVAQLAAQYNAYEPVKGSFVNGKFTSGENIGDLGGVAVAYDALQMYLKDKGNPGLISGFNQDQRFFMSWATVWRTKSTDQYMINQVKTDPHSPGYFRAFGPLVNQDGFIKAFDIKPGDKLYKAPEERIKIW, from the coding sequence ATGAAAAAACTAAATATTGCAGTACTTGCATTCTCGGGTATTGTCTTTTTAAATTCTTGCGGAACATCAAAAAATATGGAAACTCCAAAAGCTGAAACCACAGTTGCCGTTGATGAGCCTGCAAAACAGGAAACCAAAGAGGAAGGTTTAAATCTATCTTATATGGACAAAACCGTTCGTCCACAGGATGATTTCTTTAATTATGTTAACGGAAATTGGGTTAAAAACACTCAGATTCCTTCAGATAAAGCGAGCTGGGGATCTTTCAATGCTTTGAGAGAAAATGTGGATGATGCTTCTTTGAGTATTTTAAATAAAATTTTAACTGAAAAATATTCTGAAGGATCAGAAGGTCAGAAAATACAAAATCTGTACGCTTCTTTTATGGATATTAGCAAGAGAAATGCTGATGGTTTAAATCCGATCAAAGGAGATTTAGCCAAAATTGATGCAATAAAAAATGTAAATGATCTTCAGAAATATCTTTTAGAAGCCACCAAGCTGGGCGACAATTCATTTTATGGATGGAGAGTCGGTGCAGATATGAAAAACTCAAAGATGAATGCAGTTTATCTTGGCGGTCCAGATCTTGGTCTGGGAAGAGATTATTATCAAAAAGTGAATGAAGCAAATACAAAAACTTTAGCTGAATATCAAAAGTATGTAAGCCAGTTGTTTGGAGTTTTAGGCTATAAAAATTCTGATGCTGCGGCAAAAAATGTGGTTGATTTTGAGAAACAATTAGCGAATTATTTATTAACTCTAGAGCAAAACAGAGATGCCAATTTAAGATATAACCCTAAAAATGTCTCTGAACTATCAGGATTGGTAAAAAATGTAAATCTCCCAAAATATCTAAAAGAAGCTGGTGTAAATACCGATAAAGTAATCGTTGGTGAGTTAAAATATTACCAAAATATGGATCAGTTTATCAATCAAAAAAATCTTCCTTTGCTGAAGGATTATTTGAAATATCATGTTGTGAATGGTAATGCAAGCAATTTGAGTGAAAGTTTAGACGATATTCGTTTCAATTTTTATTCTAAGTATCTTCAGGGCCAGAAAGAGCAACGTGCGATGGATAAACGAGGTCTTGCTCTTGTTAATGGTGTTTTAGGTGAGGCTTTCGGGAAATTATATGTGGATGAATATTTTACGCCGGAATCTAAGCAGCAGATGGAAATGTATATTGATTACATTTTAAAATCATTTAAAAACCATATCAATGAAATGGATTGGATGTCTCCGGAAACCAAAGTGAAAGCTCAGGAAAAACTATCTAAATTCACTGTAAAAATAGCATATCCTGATCAATGGAAAGATTATTCCAGATTAAAAGTAGATGCTCCGGCTCAGGGCGCGACTTTATATTCAAACTTACAGAATGTTTCGGCTTGGCAATATGAAAAAAGTCTTGAGAAAGTAGGAAAACCTGTTGATAAAACTGAATGGGGAATGTCTCCGCAAACTGTAAATGCTTATTACAGCGGTTCAAATAATGAGATTGTTTTCCCCGCAGCGATTCTTCAGCCACCATTCTATAATCCTAAAGCTGATGCAGCCGTTAATTTTGGTGGAATTGGTGCGGTTATCGGTCACGAAATTTCTCATGGTTTTGATGACAGCGGATCAAGATTTGACGGTGATGGAAACTTAAATAACTGGTGGACGGAGCAGGATCGTAATAACTTCGATGCAAAAGTCGCACAGTTAGCGGCTCAATACAACGCTTATGAGCCTGTAAAAGGAAGCTTTGTGAATGGGAAATTTACCAGCGGTGAGAACATCGGTGACTTAGGTGGAGTAGCTGTTGCTTATGACGCACTTCAAATGTATTTGAAAGATAAAGGAAATCCGGGACTGATCAGTGGGTTTAATCAGGATCAGAGATTTTTCATGAGTTGGGCAACAGTCTGGAGAACCAAATCTACAGATCAATATATGATCAATCAGGTGAAAACAGATCCGCATTCGCCGGGATATTTCAGGGCATTCGGGCCGCTGGTGAATCAGGATGGGTTTATAAAAGCTTTTGATATAAAACCGGGAGATAAATTATACAAAGCTCCGGAAGAAAGAATTAAAATCTGGTAG
- a CDS encoding M13 family metallopeptidase: protein MKKLTLSLFLLAGICSQNTLNAQAKSTKTVSTTDKGLDISLMDKSIRPQDDFYNYVSGTWMKTAKIPSDKPTWGSFNKLADDTDNNSMTILNSLLKDKFADGSEGKKIQDLYATYMNMEKRNADGIKPIQENINKIDAIKNLKDLQNYLTSVTKEGDNAFYSWGVYSDLKDSNMNAVYLGDASLGMGRDYYQKVDVKNTEALAEYQKYVASMLKELGYKNADEAAKGVVDYEKNIAKNLLTNEQSRDNTLQYNPKTIAELSSLVKNVDLASYLKKVGVDTNRVIIGEIGYYKNFDQLVNEKNVPVIKDYLKFHMINGGASYLSEKLGDTKFAFYGKYLRGQQEQRALNKRGYELINGSLGEAFGKLYVEKYFPAEAKAQMVELIDYLKKSFGVHINNLAWMSSTTKEKAMQKLNKFTVKVAYPDTWKDYSKLNITPESKGGNLYSNLQNIAEWQYNKDLAKIGKPVDKTEWGMTPQTVNAYYNPVYNEIVFPAAILQPPFFNPKADAAVNFGGIGAVIGHEISHGFDDSGAQFDAEGNLVDWWTPEDKANFEKATKALAAQYDKYEPVKGTFVNGTFTNGENIADLGGVNIAYDALQMYLKDKGNPGVISGYTQDQRFFLSWATVWRTLSSEKYMVNQVKTDPHSPGYFRSFGPLTNVDAFYKAFDVKPGDKLYKKPEDRIKIW, encoded by the coding sequence GCAGGAATTTGTTCGCAAAATACGCTGAACGCTCAGGCTAAATCAACAAAAACAGTATCGACTACAGATAAAGGTTTAGACATCAGTCTGATGGATAAATCGATTCGCCCTCAAGATGATTTTTACAATTACGTGAGCGGTACCTGGATGAAAACTGCTAAAATACCTTCTGATAAACCAACTTGGGGAAGTTTCAATAAATTGGCAGACGATACAGACAACAATTCGATGACGATTTTAAATTCTCTTCTGAAAGACAAGTTTGCAGACGGAAGTGAAGGTAAAAAAATCCAGGATCTGTATGCAACGTACATGAATATGGAGAAGAGAAATGCTGACGGAATAAAGCCTATTCAGGAAAATATCAATAAAATTGATGCGATTAAAAATCTTAAAGATCTTCAGAATTATTTAACTTCTGTAACAAAAGAAGGCGACAACGCATTCTACAGTTGGGGAGTGTATTCTGATCTTAAAGATTCTAATATGAATGCAGTCTATCTTGGTGATGCATCTTTGGGAATGGGAAGAGATTATTACCAAAAAGTAGATGTGAAAAACACTGAAGCGCTTGCAGAATACCAAAAGTATGTGGCTTCTATGCTGAAAGAATTAGGATACAAAAATGCTGATGAAGCTGCAAAAGGAGTCGTAGATTACGAAAAAAATATTGCTAAAAATTTACTTACCAACGAGCAGAGTAGAGACAATACTTTACAGTACAACCCAAAAACGATTGCCGAACTTTCTTCTTTGGTAAAAAACGTAGATCTAGCTTCTTATCTTAAAAAAGTAGGCGTAGATACAAACAGAGTAATCATCGGTGAAATAGGATATTACAAAAACTTTGATCAGTTGGTGAATGAAAAGAATGTTCCGGTAATTAAAGATTATCTTAAGTTTCACATGATCAATGGTGGAGCTTCTTATTTAAGTGAAAAATTGGGAGATACTAAATTTGCTTTTTATGGTAAATATTTAAGAGGTCAGCAGGAGCAGAGAGCTTTAAACAAAAGAGGTTATGAGTTGATCAACGGTTCTTTGGGTGAAGCATTCGGTAAGCTGTATGTTGAAAAATATTTCCCGGCTGAAGCAAAAGCTCAGATGGTAGAACTGATTGATTATTTAAAGAAAAGTTTTGGCGTTCATATCAATAATTTAGCGTGGATGTCTTCTACTACGAAGGAAAAAGCAATGCAGAAATTAAATAAATTTACTGTAAAAGTTGCTTATCCTGATACTTGGAAAGATTATTCTAAATTAAATATCACGCCGGAATCTAAAGGTGGAAATTTATATTCAAATCTTCAGAATATTGCAGAATGGCAGTACAATAAAGATTTAGCCAAAATCGGAAAACCTGTAGATAAAACAGAATGGGGAATGACGCCTCAGACGGTAAATGCATATTACAATCCGGTATACAATGAGATTGTTTTCCCTGCTGCAATTCTTCAGCCGCCTTTCTTTAATCCTAAAGCTGATGCTGCTGTTAATTTTGGTGGAATTGGTGCAGTTATCGGTCACGAGATCAGCCACGGTTTTGATGATTCTGGTGCACAGTTTGACGCAGAAGGAAACTTAGTAGATTGGTGGACTCCTGAAGATAAAGCCAACTTTGAAAAAGCAACAAAAGCTTTGGCTGCACAATACGACAAATATGAGCCTGTAAAAGGAACTTTTGTGAACGGAACTTTCACAAACGGTGAAAATATTGCAGATTTAGGTGGTGTAAATATCGCTTACGATGCGTTACAAATGTATTTGAAAGATAAAGGAAATCCTGGTGTAATCAGCGGTTATACTCAGGACCAGAGATTTTTCCTAAGCTGGGCAACCGTTTGGAGAACTTTATCGAGTGAGAAATATATGGTAAACCAAGTAAAAACAGATCCGCACTCTCCTGGATATTTCAGAAGTTTCGGTCCGTTGACAAACGTTGATGCTTTCTACAAAGCATTTGATGTAAAACCTGGTGACAAATTATACAAGAAACCGGAAGACAGAATTAAAATCTGGTAA